The following are encoded in a window of Vibrio azureus genomic DNA:
- a CDS encoding tetratricopeptide repeat protein yields the protein MMTLITIILILFVCLAGWNRLNKAKECLYDTEQEDTDAQDYTQATESLIKAAQKGDDEAQLYLAAMYFLGREITPDQAQGVYWLTQSANQGNAYAQYALGDNYYNNQDDKKAFHWYTKAAEKENAEAQYALGTMYDDGKGIAKDEAQAAYWYKQAAEQGHAEAQYALGVMYDEGEGFAQDEAQAVYWYTQAAEQGDVHAQNNLGLMYDEGRGVTQDKKQAMYWLRKAADQDHPDAQIYLADMNAE from the coding sequence ATGATGACTTTAATTACTATTATATTAATACTTTTTGTCTGCTTGGCTGGATGGAACCGTCTAAATAAAGCGAAAGAATGTTTATATGATACTGAACAAGAAGATACTGATGCTCAAGATTATACACAAGCCACTGAAAGTTTGATAAAAGCCGCCCAAAAAGGGGATGATGAAGCTCAATTATACCTGGCAGCAATGTACTTTCTAGGGAGAGAGATCACTCCAGATCAGGCCCAAGGAGTATACTGGCTGACACAATCCGCCAACCAAGGAAATGCTTACGCTCAGTACGCACTTGGTGACAATTACTATAACAATCAAGATGATAAAAAAGCATTTCATTGGTACACCAAAGCCGCCGAGAAAGAAAATGCAGAGGCTCAATATGCGTTGGGCACTATGTACGACGATGGAAAAGGGATTGCTAAAGACGAGGCACAAGCGGCATATTGGTACAAACAGGCGGCCGAACAAGGACATGCAGAAGCTCAATATGCACTTGGCGTAATGTACGATGAGGGTGAAGGCTTCGCTCAAGACGAAGCTCAAGCAGTGTATTGGTATACACAAGCCGCCGAGCAAGGAGATGTTCACGCTCAAAATAACCTAGGTCTTATGTATGATGAAGGCAGAGGTGTTACTCAAGATAAGAAACAAGCGATGTATTGGCTAAGAAAGGCAGCCGATCAAGATCATCCTGATGCACAAATATATCTAGCTGATATGAACGCGGAATAA
- a CDS encoding condensation domain-containing protein, with amino-acid sequence MKYLASSYEKSFYIDSQTEVCNVISNTYMVWDIEGEFIPDFMQQAIAYGFREPCFHYQYTLEGEKLYKELKVGSIDIPYFDFSKALSPEQAFDGLLEDYYQDKMIFDGRPLFRGAVAKIESNRYKVIIMVHHICLDGTGFQLFFSNIKSAYQRLIQGEMLSGAEQTNELNPLADETSSLNEHERSFDVWLNALRNEPARIEFGHVTYPEQRRVESEHISLDHQLSHQVKSYCRKNSLTINLFFKGIYALLVSRISNQPLITMTSPMDRRNKNTKQTIGCFVNTRLDIFDLNEVNTLDDYWLQIKQFSKNTKAFGDIPYMELIHYLKQNSDQPELMVSNVSFGSTVGINETQSLEHNCFITQNYSFIDLNTDIQLLFCESSRQSFNFRFDYLKTYEHSGIFKDFLPRLRRLVEYCISLNQVELSDLPFLTPRDLPLQEYQAFPQQSLAQLVHQWVGSTPEAIALVNSVSGEAISYQQLHSKISDVAHYLTEVKARKPQSVNPCVAINLTCLTDTVVSILATQYLGLPFTCVDCSAPLARQQFVMTQLSPMVLIGEAIALEEGGHFEHLASLEVLPRNATLFEPCHVTEHDISQYIFTSGTTGQPKAVELSHRAFVSTLYETSVIPVGKNVLYSANEAFDAASLQMWLALLHGRTLVIPGRNEIANPDCMERLINDHKVDHLFLTTGLFETYMASTKREMFNDLQTLTFGGDAVSKQAIEHGMECNIQNLLNLYGPTETAIFVTSHRCSQEDLVEGAIPIGKPRPNAQVWIVDDHDRLLGPGMVGHIIVSGPCLAEGYVGAPGQNDKFCERVIKGCNGDQPQTIYRTGDFGYFRQDGVLIFRGRRDDQIKLRGYRIELSEIRQALEHIPEVQMATVILKEKANNKQLLGYYQAEEPIDVKALRKQLHHWLPSYMVPAHLIHVEEMPLNRNGKIDKQRLPEPVESKEEQGELTQQQRVLLQQVCKVLDLNSVSLSDDFVDQGGDSISAILLSVALEEQGMRLTTADIMNFRLFEEMADRISVAEESSVELGEKFGHFNLLPVQQWFFAQNFVKPEHFNQAVMMKLPESVELANLASALTRLTQYHDAFWLRFHDSSQQTFSEMGDYHFELRELEELNWQHAEEEIAQLNTSFDLHTGPLLKGLLLRITDEQQPILYLCGHHLIVDGVSWRRISSDLQGFYEQGANFQPTPYTNTQGYRKHWDCFRYSDTEVDYWLSSGANISPKAELAKDVKRGHFILSEDETQSLLGSANQPYGTNTNELLISALYSFFGSKGRSFNLLLEGHGRKSFSDEVRCDATVGWFTSIFPLCLPKHDDTWQQLIKKTKQALRSLPSKGENFLAIAYGHNSEAVRNEFQSLLKLPISFNFLGRFGRGGDEAWQIEQKYNQYLVSEDNKPLRALDINAWVSDEKLYVEFDMVESAFQDISVEELSQNIHRSIQALLGHCTADDCLGGLTPSDLTDISLEQEVIENLEKQVGRLENIYPATDFQRELLYFNRVNPDYQIDQLYFELAGDLDEEAFVTAWNRALSKHDMLRAGFDDTYTEGTPLVLIPRHVELPLTWQDWQDKDWETEIQHAVLNERQRPFDWYNPPLLRLLLARTGESKHILLFTFHHVLFDGWSMQIFLREIRDDYEKLVKGEPLQIEQRSFIGFPRWLRAQPKEVSASFWQEYLCDAQMNMRFKPDNHGIDANALRIHSVVGALDKQQSEQFRSAAISHGATVNQFCQLAWAAMLSQYLDSSDIVFGTTMTNRPMDVGKVTELVGLFVATPPLRVHLEGPISQMVKKLNENNQQRIDHAFYDLNHYDDEWRPTAPFGTLFVFENYPEQKGEDKSSLTYRHLGTVSGTNHQIVLCLFPGESLGFSLYYDRSEISAELASQIANDYQAMLIKMIRAESAGDLMG; translated from the coding sequence ATGAAGTACCTCGCATCCAGTTACGAAAAGTCATTTTACATCGATTCGCAAACAGAAGTTTGTAATGTTATTTCGAATACGTATATGGTTTGGGATATTGAAGGGGAGTTTATTCCTGATTTTATGCAACAAGCGATTGCGTATGGCTTTCGTGAACCGTGTTTTCATTATCAATATACACTGGAAGGTGAAAAGCTCTATAAGGAACTTAAAGTTGGCAGTATCGATATTCCTTATTTTGATTTTTCCAAAGCCCTTTCACCAGAACAAGCATTTGATGGCCTGCTTGAAGACTACTATCAAGATAAAATGATCTTTGATGGTCGACCACTTTTTAGAGGTGCAGTAGCAAAAATCGAGTCGAATCGTTACAAAGTCATTATTATGGTTCATCATATTTGCTTAGATGGGACAGGGTTTCAATTATTTTTCTCCAATATCAAATCTGCTTATCAAAGACTTATTCAAGGTGAAATGCTTTCTGGGGCAGAGCAAACCAATGAGCTAAACCCTCTTGCTGATGAAACGTCGAGTCTTAATGAGCATGAGCGATCTTTCGATGTATGGTTGAATGCGTTGCGTAACGAACCTGCAAGAATTGAGTTTGGTCATGTCACTTATCCCGAACAAAGGCGTGTTGAAAGTGAGCATATATCCTTGGATCATCAGCTTAGCCATCAGGTTAAATCGTACTGCCGGAAAAATAGCCTGACCATAAATTTATTCTTCAAGGGGATATATGCTCTGTTGGTTTCTAGGATCAGTAATCAACCTTTGATTACGATGACTTCACCGATGGACAGGCGAAACAAAAATACCAAACAAACGATCGGATGTTTCGTTAACACTAGGCTTGATATATTTGATCTTAACGAGGTTAACACCTTGGATGATTACTGGCTGCAAATTAAGCAATTCAGTAAAAATACCAAAGCCTTTGGTGATATTCCTTATATGGAATTAATACATTACCTGAAGCAAAATAGTGATCAACCTGAATTAATGGTGAGTAATGTTTCATTTGGTAGTACGGTTGGAATCAATGAGACACAATCGCTGGAGCATAATTGTTTCATCACCCAGAACTACAGTTTTATAGATTTAAATACGGATATCCAACTTCTTTTTTGTGAAAGCAGTAGGCAGAGTTTTAACTTCCGTTTCGACTACTTAAAAACCTATGAACATAGTGGGATTTTTAAAGATTTTTTACCGCGTTTGAGACGATTGGTCGAATATTGTATTTCATTGAATCAAGTGGAATTATCTGATCTTCCTTTTTTAACACCAAGAGATCTTCCCCTCCAAGAATATCAAGCGTTTCCTCAGCAATCGTTGGCTCAATTGGTACATCAATGGGTAGGCAGTACGCCCGAGGCGATTGCGCTGGTGAATTCCGTTTCGGGTGAAGCGATCAGCTATCAACAACTTCATAGCAAAATCTCCGATGTTGCTCATTATCTCACGGAAGTTAAAGCTCGAAAGCCACAGTCGGTTAACCCTTGTGTTGCGATCAACTTAACTTGTTTAACGGATACTGTGGTCAGTATTCTTGCGACTCAATATTTAGGGCTTCCGTTTACTTGTGTGGATTGCAGTGCTCCTTTAGCGAGACAACAATTTGTGATGACTCAATTGTCGCCTATGGTGTTGATTGGTGAAGCGATCGCGTTGGAAGAAGGCGGGCATTTTGAACATTTGGCTTCATTAGAGGTGTTACCTCGTAATGCAACCTTGTTTGAACCTTGCCATGTCACTGAACATGACATCAGTCAATATATCTTTACTTCTGGAACGACAGGGCAGCCTAAAGCGGTTGAGCTATCGCATCGTGCTTTTGTCAGCACGTTATATGAGACAAGTGTGATTCCGGTTGGAAAAAATGTCCTTTATTCGGCAAACGAAGCCTTTGATGCCGCTTCCTTGCAGATGTGGTTGGCTTTATTGCACGGTCGCACTTTGGTGATCCCGGGTCGCAATGAAATTGCCAATCCAGACTGTATGGAACGCTTGATCAACGATCATAAGGTTGATCATCTTTTCCTGACCACAGGACTTTTTGAAACTTACATGGCATCGACCAAACGGGAGATGTTTAACGACCTACAGACACTGACTTTTGGTGGTGATGCTGTCTCTAAGCAAGCAATAGAGCATGGCATGGAGTGTAATATCCAAAACTTATTAAACCTTTACGGACCGACGGAAACGGCAATATTTGTGACTTCACATCGTTGCTCACAAGAAGACCTTGTTGAAGGAGCGATTCCGATTGGCAAACCACGCCCGAATGCGCAAGTTTGGATTGTGGATGATCATGATCGTTTACTTGGACCCGGTATGGTTGGCCACATTATCGTATCAGGACCTTGCTTAGCGGAAGGCTATGTAGGCGCGCCAGGCCAAAATGATAAGTTTTGTGAACGAGTGATTAAAGGGTGCAACGGCGATCAACCGCAAACCATTTATCGTACTGGAGACTTTGGTTATTTCCGTCAAGATGGCGTGCTGATCTTCCGGGGCCGTCGGGATGACCAAATTAAACTACGTGGCTACCGTATCGAGCTTTCGGAGATCCGCCAAGCTCTGGAGCATATCCCAGAAGTCCAAATGGCTACTGTGATTCTTAAAGAAAAAGCCAACAATAAACAATTGCTCGGTTACTATCAGGCAGAAGAGCCAATTGATGTCAAAGCGCTACGTAAACAGCTTCATCATTGGCTTCCAAGTTATATGGTTCCAGCTCATCTTATCCATGTTGAAGAAATGCCATTGAATCGTAATGGCAAAATCGACAAGCAAAGGTTGCCTGAGCCCGTTGAATCGAAGGAAGAGCAAGGTGAGTTGACGCAGCAGCAAAGAGTGTTGTTGCAACAGGTTTGTAAAGTGCTGGACTTGAATTCAGTGTCATTGAGTGATGATTTTGTTGACCAAGGGGGCGACTCAATATCAGCGATTCTTTTATCTGTGGCACTGGAAGAGCAGGGAATGCGTCTTACTACAGCCGATATCATGAATTTTCGTCTATTTGAAGAGATGGCTGATAGAATCTCGGTTGCGGAAGAGTCCTCGGTTGAATTGGGTGAAAAGTTTGGTCATTTCAATTTGCTCCCAGTACAACAGTGGTTTTTTGCTCAAAACTTTGTTAAACCAGAACATTTCAATCAAGCCGTTATGATGAAGTTACCTGAGTCTGTTGAGCTTGCTAATTTAGCATCGGCTCTAACTCGTTTAACTCAATACCATGATGCATTTTGGCTGAGATTTCATGACAGCAGCCAGCAGACTTTCTCCGAAATGGGCGATTACCATTTTGAACTGAGAGAGTTGGAGGAGCTGAATTGGCAGCATGCTGAAGAAGAAATTGCCCAATTAAACACGTCCTTCGATCTGCATACTGGCCCTTTACTGAAAGGGTTACTCCTGCGTATTACGGACGAACAACAGCCGATCCTTTATCTCTGTGGTCATCACCTGATTGTGGATGGCGTATCTTGGCGACGCATCAGTAGTGATCTTCAGGGCTTTTATGAACAAGGCGCCAATTTTCAGCCAACACCTTATACCAATACACAAGGTTATCGTAAGCACTGGGATTGCTTCCGATACAGTGATACAGAAGTCGATTATTGGCTCAGCTCTGGAGCGAATATTTCACCCAAAGCTGAACTAGCAAAGGATGTGAAACGAGGTCATTTCATCCTTTCTGAGGACGAAACTCAGTCCCTGTTGGGTAGTGCAAATCAGCCATATGGTACCAATACCAATGAGTTGCTTATTAGTGCCCTGTATTCCTTCTTCGGCAGTAAAGGACGATCATTTAATCTGCTGCTCGAAGGGCATGGACGTAAGTCCTTCTCGGATGAGGTGCGCTGTGATGCTACGGTAGGGTGGTTTACCAGCATTTTCCCTCTCTGCTTACCAAAACATGATGACACTTGGCAGCAGTTAATCAAAAAGACTAAGCAGGCGTTACGCAGTCTCCCTTCTAAAGGGGAAAACTTTTTGGCGATTGCTTACGGCCATAACTCTGAAGCAGTGAGAAACGAATTCCAATCACTATTAAAGTTGCCGATCAGCTTCAACTTCTTGGGGCGCTTTGGACGAGGTGGTGATGAGGCATGGCAAATAGAGCAAAAGTATAATCAATATCTTGTCAGTGAGGATAATAAACCACTACGTGCCTTAGATATTAATGCATGGGTCAGTGATGAAAAGCTCTATGTTGAGTTTGATATGGTTGAAAGTGCCTTTCAAGATATAAGTGTGGAAGAGTTGAGCCAGAATATTCATAGGTCTATACAAGCACTTCTTGGACATTGTACTGCTGATGATTGTCTTGGTGGTTTAACGCCGAGTGATCTTACTGATATTAGCCTTGAGCAAGAAGTCATTGAAAATTTGGAAAAACAAGTGGGTCGATTAGAGAATATTTACCCAGCAACTGACTTTCAGCGAGAGCTTTTGTACTTTAATCGTGTCAATCCTGATTATCAGATTGACCAGCTTTACTTTGAACTGGCTGGTGATTTAGATGAAGAAGCTTTCGTAACAGCGTGGAACCGAGCTCTGAGCAAACATGACATGTTAAGGGCAGGATTTGATGATACTTATACCGAGGGAACGCCACTGGTCCTTATTCCTCGCCATGTCGAGCTACCATTAACCTGGCAGGATTGGCAAGATAAAGATTGGGAGACAGAGATTCAACATGCTGTTCTTAATGAACGTCAGCGTCCATTTGATTGGTATAATCCGCCTTTGCTTCGATTGCTGCTAGCGCGTACCGGTGAATCAAAACACATTTTATTATTTACCTTCCACCATGTTTTGTTTGATGGTTGGTCGATGCAGATCTTTTTACGTGAGATCAGGGATGACTATGAAAAACTGGTAAAAGGTGAACCTCTCCAGATCGAACAACGCAGCTTCATTGGTTTTCCTCGTTGGCTTCGCGCTCAGCCGAAAGAGGTATCAGCGAGTTTTTGGCAAGAGTACCTTTGTGATGCACAAATGAATATGAGGTTCAAACCTGACAATCATGGTATAGATGCCAATGCATTGCGTATTCACTCCGTTGTCGGAGCACTAGACAAACAGCAAAGTGAGCAATTTAGATCAGCAGCAATAAGCCATGGAGCGACGGTTAACCAATTTTGCCAATTGGCTTGGGCTGCTATGTTGTCTCAATACCTAGATAGCAGTGATATTGTTTTTGGTACCACAATGACTAACCGGCCGATGGATGTTGGTAAAGTCACTGAATTGGTCGGACTGTTTGTTGCAACACCACCACTTAGGGTTCATCTCGAAGGCCCTATTTCTCAGATGGTGAAAAAGTTGAATGAGAATAATCAACAACGTATCGATCATGCGTTTTATGATCTTAACCATTACGACGATGAATGGCGACCAACGGCACCATTTGGCACTTTATTTGTGTTCGAAAATTATCCTGAACAGAAAGGTGAGGATAAATCGAGTCTAACTTACCGACATTTAGGTACGGTAAGTGGCACAAACCATCAGATCGTTTTGTGCTTATTTCCTGGCGAATCTTTAGGGTTTAGTTTGTATTATGATCGCTCTGAAATTTCTGCAGAATTAGCTTCTCAGATTGCTAATGATTACCAAGCGATGTTAATTAAAATGATTCGAGCAGAAAGTGCAGGAGACTTGATGGGTTAA
- a CDS encoding NAD(P)-dependent oxidoreductase, whose translation MRSSNNTVHVAFIGLGVMGYPMAGHLVKNGFNVTVYNRSVAKVEQWVKEHSGQSAPTPSQAAQGANVVAVCVGNDNDVRSVIYGDTGVLNSMQPGSVLIDHTTTSAELAQELAGKCAEKGIQFIDAPVSGGQAGAENGSLTIMCGGQQDAFENVSEVMSSYSNQAVLMGENGQGQRCKMVNQICIAGVLKGLSEAVLLAQKSGLDMEQVVSVIKHGAAGSWQMENRAVTMSQDKFDFGFAIDWMRKDLDICLNEAKKSALNLPLTEEVNNQYQGLQERGLGRMDTSVLIKAYDKI comes from the coding sequence ATGCGTTCATCTAACAACACAGTACATGTTGCTTTCATTGGGTTGGGAGTAATGGGCTACCCAATGGCTGGACACCTAGTCAAAAATGGATTTAATGTCACTGTCTATAACCGCAGTGTTGCCAAAGTGGAACAATGGGTTAAAGAGCATTCTGGTCAGTCGGCTCCTACGCCTTCTCAAGCTGCTCAGGGGGCAAACGTCGTCGCAGTTTGTGTTGGCAATGATAATGATGTTCGAAGTGTTATTTACGGTGACACCGGGGTATTAAATAGCATGCAGCCAGGTTCTGTTCTTATTGATCACACCACAACATCGGCTGAATTGGCTCAAGAGTTAGCAGGAAAGTGTGCAGAAAAAGGCATTCAATTTATTGATGCCCCAGTGTCCGGTGGTCAAGCTGGTGCTGAAAATGGCAGCTTAACCATCATGTGTGGCGGTCAACAAGATGCTTTTGAGAATGTGTCAGAAGTCATGTCCAGTTACTCAAATCAGGCTGTTTTAATGGGTGAAAATGGTCAAGGTCAGCGCTGTAAAATGGTGAATCAGATTTGTATCGCTGGTGTTTTAAAAGGCCTAAGTGAAGCGGTATTGTTAGCACAAAAATCGGGTCTTGATATGGAACAAGTTGTGAGCGTAATTAAGCATGGCGCGGCGGGTTCTTGGCAAATGGAGAACCGTGCGGTCACCATGTCACAAGATAAATTTGATTTTGGCTTTGCTATTGATTGGATGCGAAAAGATCTCGATATTTGTTTGAATGAGGCGAAGAAAAGTGCACTGAATTTGCCGCTTACTGAAGAAGTGAATAATCAGTATCAGGGTCTACAAGAGAGAGGTTTAGGGCGAATGGATACGTCGGTTTTAATCAAAGCTTACGATAAAATTTAA
- a CDS encoding Cof-type HAD-IIB family hydrolase, with translation MPYKAIVSDLDGTLLNANGRLSDITKTVLTQLCDAGVEIVFATGRHPRDAKLVADSLGRNISIVGLNGALTWCGESQNIIDEQYISPEQIHKLLELVQGHDVHLSFFDRDGWKLLEENQMAKQYASFSGFPYKVITAEEISQLKINKLLLWKNQGIQFVEETIKQHLSGQLECYRTSEHQLEIGPANVSKASAATKLLAQKGISFQKQAMAFGDSLNDLPLLSQAAQGVIMRNAMPDLANQLSMLPIADCHSTDGVARFLQLKFDV, from the coding sequence ATGCCTTATAAAGCCATTGTTTCTGATTTAGATGGAACACTGCTTAATGCTAATGGTCGACTATCCGATATCACAAAGACAGTTTTAACCCAGCTTTGCGATGCTGGAGTCGAAATTGTTTTTGCCACAGGTCGTCATCCGAGAGATGCCAAACTCGTTGCAGATTCATTAGGACGCAATATCAGTATTGTTGGGTTAAATGGTGCATTAACTTGGTGCGGTGAGAGTCAGAACATTATTGATGAACAGTATATTAGTCCCGAGCAAATACATAAATTATTGGAGTTGGTACAGGGGCATGATGTTCATCTTAGTTTTTTTGACCGTGATGGGTGGAAGTTGCTGGAAGAAAATCAAATGGCTAAGCAATACGCTTCTTTCTCGGGCTTTCCCTATAAAGTGATTACAGCTGAGGAAATCAGTCAGCTAAAAATCAATAAGTTACTTCTTTGGAAAAACCAAGGGATCCAATTCGTCGAAGAGACGATTAAGCAGCACTTAAGTGGTCAACTTGAATGTTACCGGACTTCCGAGCACCAACTTGAGATCGGTCCGGCTAATGTTTCAAAAGCCAGTGCCGCGACCAAGCTACTCGCTCAAAAGGGCATTTCCTTTCAGAAACAGGCTATGGCATTTGGTGATAGCCTTAATGATTTGCCTCTCTTAAGCCAAGCTGCGCAAGGTGTGATTATGCGTAATGCGATGCCAGACCTCGCTAATCAACTCTCTATGTTACCCATCGCCGATTGTCATTCTACAGATGGCGTAGCTCGTTTTCTCCAACTCAAATTTGATGTTTAA
- a CDS encoding PLP-dependent aminotransferase family protein: protein MSSAKFVHIAKVIEERINQGEYRPNTKLPTHRVLAAELKTTPATIAKAYQLLVNKRRVKSHVGRGTYVCDTSALGQAIQAPEHGHDFNFSILQPCLHKNSEAIRAAYSATADHLTPELIGYVEHSGHKAHRLAGCHWAKYYGLEGGNLNNTLLTNGAQHALSLLIQTFTQPGDTIAVESLTYPGIFAIANLSGRQVVGVAMDDYGVSPEALETTIVEHQPKLVVLIPSHQNPTGITMPVWRRKEVAQIIAKHNIWLIEDDIYGFLNAEPIPAITNFIPDHAFHISALSKAISPAMRCGYIKAPNEQITRIQAFIRANIWLPSPLNFQAATELIESGEAFTLAHEQRLTAQKRQQIAREVLPDFISDDSSYHIWLPLPNHWKAEHFVQHAKTEHILTSSGSYFDVTGLESRHIRLSLMSINTEDRLREGLSQLKMLLDSQMNTLFPI from the coding sequence GTGAGTAGTGCAAAGTTCGTTCATATCGCGAAAGTGATCGAGGAACGTATTAATCAAGGCGAATACCGCCCCAATACAAAATTGCCGACTCACAGGGTACTCGCTGCTGAGTTAAAAACAACACCAGCAACTATCGCCAAAGCCTATCAACTCCTGGTTAATAAGCGTCGTGTCAAGTCTCATGTTGGCCGTGGGACCTACGTGTGTGATACATCTGCGCTCGGGCAGGCGATTCAAGCACCTGAACACGGACATGACTTTAATTTTTCGATTCTTCAGCCATGCTTGCACAAAAATTCTGAAGCAATCCGAGCAGCGTACTCCGCAACTGCTGATCATTTAACTCCCGAACTCATCGGTTATGTCGAACACTCCGGGCATAAAGCTCATCGCCTAGCGGGCTGTCATTGGGCCAAATATTATGGATTAGAAGGTGGTAATCTCAACAATACCCTGTTAACCAATGGCGCTCAGCATGCCCTCTCGCTCCTGATTCAAACCTTTACTCAGCCTGGCGATACCATTGCAGTTGAGTCACTGACCTACCCTGGTATTTTTGCCATTGCGAATCTTTCAGGACGTCAAGTTGTCGGCGTGGCCATGGATGATTATGGTGTCTCACCTGAGGCTTTAGAAACGACTATTGTGGAACATCAGCCTAAATTAGTCGTCCTCATCCCCTCACACCAAAACCCAACGGGAATTACCATGCCCGTATGGCGTCGTAAAGAGGTCGCTCAAATCATTGCCAAACACAATATCTGGCTGATTGAAGATGATATATATGGCTTTCTTAACGCAGAGCCCATTCCTGCAATCACGAATTTTATTCCTGATCATGCCTTTCATATTTCTGCGTTATCCAAAGCCATCAGTCCGGCGATGCGATGTGGTTATATTAAAGCTCCGAACGAGCAAATCACGCGAATACAAGCCTTCATTCGGGCAAATATTTGGCTTCCTTCTCCCCTCAATTTTCAGGCAGCAACAGAGCTTATTGAATCCGGTGAAGCCTTTACACTCGCACATGAACAGCGTCTTACCGCCCAAAAACGACAACAGATCGCTCGCGAGGTATTGCCTGACTTTATCAGTGATGACAGTAGCTATCACATTTGGTTGCCTTTACCCAACCACTGGAAAGCCGAGCACTTTGTACAACACGCCAAGACAGAGCATATCTTAACCAGCAGCGGCAGTTATTTTGATGTTACAGGCCTTGAGTCTCGTCATATTCGCCTATCATTAATGTCCATCAATACAGAAGATAGATTGAGAGAAGGGCTGAGCCAACTCAAAATGCTCTTGGACAGTCAAATGAATACTCTTTTCCCAATTTGA
- a CDS encoding tetratricopeptide repeat protein — protein MMIIIIFILILFIIGSAVKEEPHKAKRVEYFHRAELGDADAQNNLGVMYYEGEGVSQDEIQAESWYRKAAEQGQADAQYNLGSMYYLGRGVIQDKTEALSWYKKAAEQGHAGAQNNLGTMYDEGDGIYLDDTQAVQWYQKAAKQGDARAQFNLALMYHEGEGIAQNHAQAVMWYKKAALQGDADAKFNLALMYHDGEGVTQNNSQAVKWYKEAAEQGHNLAQSQLNGMCKEGEV, from the coding sequence ATGATGATAATTATAATTTTTATTTTAATACTCTTTATAATCGGCTCAGCGGTAAAGGAAGAACCACATAAAGCCAAAAGGGTAGAATATTTTCATAGAGCGGAACTTGGGGATGCTGACGCCCAAAACAATCTCGGCGTCATGTACTACGAAGGAGAAGGCGTCTCTCAAGACGAGATACAAGCCGAGTCTTGGTACAGAAAAGCCGCAGAGCAAGGCCAGGCTGACGCTCAATACAACCTAGGATCTATGTATTACCTTGGCAGAGGCGTGATTCAAGACAAAACCGAAGCACTATCTTGGTATAAAAAAGCAGCTGAACAAGGACATGCCGGCGCTCAAAATAATTTAGGTACAATGTATGATGAAGGTGATGGTATTTACTTAGATGATACCCAAGCGGTCCAGTGGTACCAGAAAGCCGCCAAACAAGGTGATGCTCGTGCTCAATTTAACCTAGCTCTGATGTATCATGAAGGTGAAGGCATCGCTCAAAATCACGCCCAAGCTGTAATGTGGTACAAAAAAGCAGCCTTGCAAGGGGATGCCGACGCTAAATTTAACCTAGCCTTGATGTACCATGATGGTGAAGGCGTTACTCAAAACAATTCCCAAGCGGTAAAATGGTATAAAGAAGCTGCCGAACAAGGCCATAACCTCGCTCAAAGCCAACTTAATGGGATGTGCAAGGAAGGGGAAGTATAA